ATATTTTAAATAATTATTTAAATGAATAGAAAGTAATATAAAAATAAGGTATCTATTTTTGATTTAAAAATATTAAAGGAATAATAAAAAAATATTTTTTTATCAAATTATGGAAAGTTTTAAACACAAAAATCTATTAAAAAATTTTAAAATTATTCGATTATAGTAGCAAGGGAGGAATTAGGTGAAAGCTATTATTTTAAGTGCAGGCGAAGGGACAAGAATGAGACCTTTAACTCTCACAAAACCTAAGACAATGTTGCCTGTTGCCGGAAAGCCTATCATACAATATAATATAGAGGCACTGCGTGATTGCGGTGTGAAAGACATTCTTCTTATTGTAGGATATAAGGAAGAGATTGTTAGGGATTACTTTAAGGATGGTTCCGAATTTGGAGTAAACATCAGCTATGCCACCCAAAGCAAATTGGAAGGAACAGCAGATGCGATTGGCTATGGAAAAGACTTCATTGAAGACAGCTTAATTACACTTAATGGAGATATTATTTTAGATGTTGATATCATCAATGAAATCATTGAGGATTATGAAAAATCAAAGCCAGATACGTTAATGGTACTTACTGAAGTTGAAGACCCAAGTGCTTTCGGTGTTGTTGAATTGGACGGAGACAAAATAATCAATATTGTTGAAAAGCCTAAAAAAGATGAAGCTCCAAGCAATTTGATCAATACTGGAATATACATTTTCAATAAGGATATTTTTGATAAGATTGACAAGACTGAACTTTCTCCAAGAGGAGAATATGAAATTACAGATTCCCTATCCCTTCAAATAGCTGATGGAAAAGTGGTTAAAGGACATAAGACCACCAAGGAATGGATGGACATTGGAAAGCCATGGGAATTAATTGAAATCAATGAGGAATTGCTTAATCATATTGAAGGGGAAATCAAGGGAACCGTT
This genomic window from Methanobrevibacter sp. contains:
- the glmU gene encoding bifunctional sugar-1-phosphate nucleotidylyltransferase/acetyltransferase — protein: MKAIILSAGEGTRMRPLTLTKPKTMLPVAGKPIIQYNIEALRDCGVKDILLIVGYKEEIVRDYFKDGSEFGVNISYATQSKLEGTADAIGYGKDFIEDSLITLNGDIILDVDIINEIIEDYEKSKPDTLMVLTEVEDPSAFGVVELDGDKIINIVEKPKKDEAPSNLINTGIYIFNKDIFDKIDKTELSPRGEYEITDSLSLQIADGKVVKGHKTTKEWMDIGKPWELIEINEELLNHIEGEIKGTVEEGVTIHGEVFLDEGSLLRSGVYIKGPVYIGKNCDIGPNSYIRGNSYFGDNVHIGNAVEIKNSIIMENTNVSHLSYVGDSILGSNCNIAAGTNIANLRFDNKTVKTTIKNKKTDTGRRKLGAIVGDSVKTGINSSLSPGVKIGVRATIGSGVLLYEDLGSDMRVLVKQEHIIQNKKENGQISLEEVEENKE